One bacterium genomic window, GTGCTGCTCGGATACGGAGTGCCGGAAGCGTGGCTTAATGAGGTTCGATCGGCCACGGAGGACTCCGTTCTGGAACTGGCTGAGCATCTCCCGGGCGAGGCCGCCGAGGCATTGCTGGATCTTGCCACTGGGACATCGCCCCAAGTCACGCCACCGGTTGCCGTAGGAACAGATCCATTTGCTCACCCCGATGCCCAGCGTCGTTTCCGGGTGATGAACAACGTCGAAGAACTGGAACGCGCTCTCGATTTCCCTTGGGGAAAATGGACCGTTTTCCTTCACCCGGCCCAGCGGCAACTGGTCGAGCGGAATTACGGGGGACCGGCGAGGGTTTCGGGATCGGCAGGAACTGGGAAAACGATCGTTGCCTTGCATCGTGCCGTTTTCCTGGCACGGTCAAATCCTGATGCGCGGGTGCTTCTCACGACCTTCTCGGACGCTTTGGCCAGTGCTTTGCGAACGAAACTGCGTCGCTTGATCGGATCGGAGCCGCGTCTTGGCGATCGGATTGAAGTCCACGCACTGAGTGCGATCGGACAACGATTGTATGTATTGAAATTCGGTCCCGCGCGGCTTGTATCCAAGGAAATCCTCGAACAGTACATATCCGACATCGCTGCCCGGACCGACGGGCAGAAATTCAGTCTCCGATTTCTTCGGGCTGAATGGGAGCAGGTGGTCGACGCGTGGCAGCTCAACAACTGGGAGTCGTACCGGGACGTGACCCGGCTGGGGCGAAAAACCCGTTTGTCGGAAGCGCAACGGCGGATACTCTGGACGATCTTCGATCAGCTTCGATTACGTTTGAAGGCGGGGAATCTGCGTACGGAGGCCGATCTGTTCAGTCAGCTTGCCGCTCGTTTCTCTGAAAATGGCAATCGCCCATTCGATCACTGCGTGGTTGATGAAGCCCAGGATATCAATGTCCCTCAACTCAGGTTCTTGGCGGCGTTGGGGGGTGGGCGCCCGAATGCCCTCTTCTTCGCTGGTGATCTCGGACAACGGATTTTCCAGCAGGCCTTTTCATGGAAGGCGCTCGGTGTTGACATCCGCGGGAGGGCGTGTACGCTGCGGATCAACTATCGTACCTCCCATCAGATCCGAAAGCAGGCGGATCGGTTGCTGGGGCCGGAGTTGGCAGACGTCGACGGGAATACCGAAAATCGGCGTGGTGCGATGTCGGTATTCAATGGGCCTGATCCGATGATCGTCGCTTCCGCTACTCCTGAAAAGGAGATCGAGGTGGTATCTGCCTGGCTGAAGGAGAGAACCGGGCAGGGGATCCATGCGCATGAGATCGGGCTGTTCGTGCGGTCGGAAGGCCAACTCGACCGTGCCCGCGCTGCCGTTGAGCGAGCCGGTCTTCCGTTCAAAGTTCTCGACGAGCATGTTGCCACTACGGTCGGGCAGGTTTCGGTCTGCACCATGCACCTGGCGAAGGG contains:
- a CDS encoding 3'-5' exonuclease, which encodes MDFRIADTFTDSLARLTGEEQKSIKTTAFDLQINPAKPGMSFHKLDKAKDKNFWSVRSGSDLRIIVHKTDSSLLLCFVGHHDLAYRWAERRKLEVHPKTGAAQLVEIRERVEEITVTRLLLPVHTPPPKLPLFEHLNDDVLLGYGVPEAWLNEVRSATEDSVLELAEHLPGEAAEALLDLATGTSPQVTPPVAVGTDPFAHPDAQRRFRVMNNVEELERALDFPWGKWTVFLHPAQRQLVERNYGGPARVSGSAGTGKTIVALHRAVFLARSNPDARVLLTTFSDALASALRTKLRRLIGSEPRLGDRIEVHALSAIGQRLYVLKFGPARLVSKEILEQYISDIAARTDGQKFSLRFLRAEWEQVVDAWQLNNWESYRDVTRLGRKTRLSEAQRRILWTIFDQLRLRLKAGNLRTEADLFSQLAARFSENGNRPFDHCVVDEAQDINVPQLRFLAALGGGRPNALFFAGDLGQRIFQQAFSWKALGVDIRGRACTLRINYRTSHQIRKQADRLLGPELADVDGNTENRRGAMSVFNGPDPMIVASATPEKEIEVVSAWLKERTGQGIHAHEIGLFVRSEGQLDRARAAVERAGLPFKVLDEHVATTVGQVSVCTMHLAKGLEFRAVVVMACDDEVIPLQERIEAVTDDADLQEVYDTERHLLYVACTRARDHLLVTSGDVQSEFLEDLSCVP